The nucleotide sequence ggccaaatgaaaaatacgcaataaaattgatttcacttgaaaaatatgaagttggacggatagtctcaacacctgaaagtataaagctagtggaggtataaatgtgttcttgtgtgaaaaaaaggtcaagtcgatagacataaagacgacttgtgtcacaaaaagatttgtaaatatcctggcattgcttatatagagacatgttctcctatggtggatgtagtcatttcaggttttaatctagCAATACATGAAAAACCTGATATGcatataatggaaatcattgaaagatttaaattgttctgaagcatattaaggtttccaagaaatttattaaataaagcttcaaaaatccttatacggattgaaacaatcagggcgcatgtgctATAATCtcctgagtgagtacctgttgaaagaagggtataagaatgattcaatttatccttgtgtctttataaaaatatttggATCTGAATTTATTATAATCGTCGTGTATGTTGATAATTTAAATATCATTTGAACTCCttgggagcttcctaaagcagtagactgtttaaagaaataatttaaaatgaaagatcttggaaagataaaattttgtcttggtctacaaattgagtatatgaaagatggaatttttgtccatcaatcagcatacactaaaaagattttaaagcgattttatatggataaagcacatccattgagtaccccgatggttgtgagatcactcgatataaataaagatcccttccgacctcatgaaaataatgaagagcttgttggtcctgaagtaccatatcttagtgcaattggtgcactaatgtatcttgctaacactacaaggcctgacataactttttcagttaatgtcttagcaagatatagctttgctcctacaaggagacattagaatggaatcaaacacatattgcggtatctaaaagggactaccgatatgggcttattttatggcaatgattgcgatcctgatcttgttggttatgagGTGATCGACTAAACAAttaatcgtggctacttcatctaatcttgctgagataattgctattcatgaaacaagttgagaatgtgtatggttgaggtctataatacatcttattagaTACAAATGTTGTTTGAAGtatgacaaactacccacaattttgtatgaagacaatgcagcatgtaTAGCCCAATTGaatggaggattcataaaaggagtaGAATAAAGCACAttttaccaaagttatttttcacacacgatcttcaaaagaatggtgatatcaatgtgcaacagattcgttcatgTGATAATATAGTTGATTTATTCACCatatctctaccgacgtcaaccttcaataaactagtatacaagattgggatacgaaggctcaaggatgtgaattgatgctctcatcagggggagctAATACACGTTATACTCTcattcccttacaaggttttgtcctactgggttttccttgcaaggtttttaacgaggcaaccaaaagacgtattcctaaacatgtgtactcttttttcttcactaagattttttttccataggtttttttttaaaaaaagttttaaCGAGACAcgttatctatggacatccaagggggaatgttacaagaaaaataaaattatggtggatatctactcttcctccatgattttctcaaatgcttaatgacatatttaaggacatatttctatgtttaatgacatattcaataacatattttttttcacgtttcatgcatatataaaggtcttgtaatagataggaaaaaacacacaattgaagaagaaataagaatctctcctctctttctcttTATATCTCTTaacttattttttcttgttttatattgttactctaagctatattttataacaaaaaagaATTAGTTCTCATTCAAGAttttaattttcaagaatattCCATACGTATATAAACTGTTTAATCCATGACTAAGTCATTGCTGAAATTTGGTGCTCTTGTGGTCCATATCCATTATGATTTATGTGTCCTTTAATTGCTCCGTACCTGGCCATTTACTTCATGGGGCATGTTCATTGAGGTGAGAAGGGTCAACCCCACTacaatttaaaaaattatttacttaTTACTCTCTCCCGTCCATTTTATTTATTGCGGTTACCAAAAATAATTGAAGAGGAGGCTTAAAacgaaaacaaaaaatatttttgtgtgttttatagGTCGTGCGTTCGAGTCGTGTAATTAGTCACTAATACTTGCATCAGAGTAGGCTGTCTGCATCTCACTTGTTGGGGTGCGACTTTCTTTTTCCGTATTTTTATAAATGTGGAGAGAGATTAATATGGTGAAAGTAAAAGTAGCATTAAATCGAGATTAAAGAATAAATAAGGATAATTTAGTTAAATTATTCTTGTATTTAGTATTTGCTTAAGGAATGAGAGCTTTGTAGCAACGGTAAAATTGtatccgtgtgacctataggtcacacgtcTGAGCCATTTAACAACCATTGATGCTTGCATCAAGGTAGGTAGCCTATAACATACCTCTTGGGATGCCGCCCTCTTCTGGACCCTTCGTGAATGCGGAATACTTCGTGTATTGGGATACATTTCtttttgccgtagtattttcttaAGGGGCACGCAAATGACAAACATGACAAGTAATATGAACCCGAGTGAGTAAGTTTTGTGTGTTATTATGTAAAGAGttttatattatcaatatattttattattaatgtCAGTTAAATTACTATAATTATGCCTGAATCCTAAGGGAATCGAGTTAAAAGTAGTGGCGCAAGATCCAAAGATCAAGTGATATCTCAATATATTCCATTAAATATTAAAATGCATCTTCTACGTTCATTAGATAACATAAGCTTGTTTTAATCTTAATAAGACTTTTTCTCTGCTGGTTCATGTTATATTAAATGATCCTCTTACGTTGAATTAGTCAGAAGGCACAACTCCATTAAGTAGTGGGACAATAGCCATAACCAACCAGTCAAAAATATCAACCTATTATAGTACCAATTCCTTAAGGTAATCTTAAACTCCATCCACACATAAAAAGTCATATTATTCATCTCATGTGTCCAAATAGAAACAGCCAATTCCTTAATACCAAAAAAGTAATCAAaagggtattatcacttttagcccgcgccaaAAATTATTACATTCGATAGtcaaaaaaatgtataaaatttatataatttttgtatataacatacataatgtatatatatacaaaaaatatacaaaaatatttcggctattattttggtAGCAGCTATAAAGTgtttatttttcaaaaagaaaagaagagagaacAATCCCAAGTTTGAAATTTATCAAGGCTCCATTTATCTATAAATAGAGATCAAAACTAAGGAGCCATATAGTAGTATTGTCTTGTTCAATATCAAAAAACCATGGCTAGTCCTAAAACTCATGTTCTTTTCAGTTTTGTGATCTTATGTTTTGCCTTATCTTGTGCTATGGCACACCCTCCATCTAAAGGAGTCAAAGGAGCATATTATCCTTCTTGGGCATTTTCAACTTTTCCACCATCATCTATAGATACTTCTTTTTTCACTCATGTCTACTATGCTTTTCTTGTTCCAAACAACACCACATTTAAATTCGTTATCGACGACGAAACGTCCACTCTCCTCTTCAACTTCACCTCCACCCTCCGATCGAAAAGACCGGCCGTTAAGACGCTTTTTTCGGTCGGTGGAGGGGGCGAAGGACCAGCTAGATTTTCACGCATGGCGTCAACATCTGCCTCTCGTTTGACTTTTATAAAATCTAGCATAGAAGTAGCTAGAAAGTATAATTTTGATGGAATTGATCTTGATTGGGAATTTCCTCAAAACAAAAAAGACATGGAAAATTTGGCTATTTTATTAGACCAATGGAGGGTTGAGGTAAAAAAAGAATCTTGGACAACAAAAAGGAAACCCCTTTTGATCACAGCAGCTGTGTACTTCtctgttgatttttttttatctgGTGAATTCAGATCATACCCTGTACCTTCACTTAACAAGAATTTAGATTGGATTAACT is from Nicotiana tabacum cultivar K326 chromosome 18, ASM71507v2, whole genome shotgun sequence and encodes:
- the LOC107812827 gene encoding nod factor hydrolase protein 1, with the translated sequence MASPKTHVLFSFVILCFALSCAMAHPPSKGVKGAYYPSWAFSTFPPSSIDTSFFTHVYYAFLVPNNTTFKFVIDDETSTLLFNFTSTLRSKRPAVKTLFSVGGGGEGPARFSRMASTSASRLTFIKSSIEVARKYNFDGIDLDWEFPQNKKDMENLAILLDQWRVEVKKESWTTKRKPLLITAAVYFSVDFFLSGEFRSYPVPSLNKNLDWINLMCYDYRGSWDTSATGAPAALFDTKSNISTSYGLRSWIKAGAIRSKLIMGLPLYGRTWKLKDPNVHGIGAPGIGVGPGDEGTMTYREVEKFNEENNAKVVFDIATVSTYSVAGNSWIGYDDTRSVSMKIGYAQAQRLRGYFFWAVAGDLDWKISRTAKQLWIAS